The Mustela nigripes isolate SB6536 chromosome 11, MUSNIG.SB6536, whole genome shotgun sequence genomic interval GAACGTAAACCTGCTGTGGCTTCTGGCGCCACCGCCTCCCTGCTCCAGCTCGGCACAGGCCCAGGCCGGGCTGACAGGAACCAGGAGTCCTGGGGGACCGGACGTGGGGGCAGCTCCCCGGTCTGGGCCCGACTCCCGCGCAGAGAGCTCCCGCACACCCTTCCCGTGCCAACGCCCCTCCCGGCAGCGCTCCCCATCACCCCCTCCTCCACTCCTCTAACTCAGGGGGCCCTGGCCTCGGCTCACTGGGGTCCCCTGCCCTAGCCAACCCCAGAAAGACCCCCACCAACCTCCTATCTTCTGTATgactttccccccttcccctgctggacCCCACACACTCTTCCCGACACGGGCAGCCGGCCGATGGGTGAGgagggcggggggttggggggtggggaccaGCTCCTGTCAGGGCAGGGCCTCCGCCTGCTGGTCTCTACGTCTGTGATGCTGATCAGTGCAGACTCCTTGGATGCTTACGAGTAAACACGGACCCTTTCTCAGGCAGTAAAACACACACGTCTTAACTGTACAGCTGGAAGGATTTCTACGCATGCTTACACCTGGGTAACCCTCCCCCAGGCCAAGGTCTAGAACATTCCCAGCCCCGAGCTGGCTTCCTCGTGCCCCGGTCcagtccctgccccccaccatggACAACCTCTGTCCTGACAGTGAGTCTTGCCTGCTTCTGACCTTTATCTGGATGGAATGTCACAGAATACAGCCTCTGTGCCTGGCTTGCCACGAtctccttctcccttggcccGTGCAGGGCCCCCTGTGCTGTGCTCAGCCTGGGGCTGTCATGGATAAGATGGCCATGAACGTGAGTCCTTCCCGTGTCTTCTGCGGGACCCTCGAGCTGTCTTCTCTCGGGGAAATACCTTTGAGCAGCATCGTGGGGTTCTAGGGTAGAATCCTGAACAGGTCAACTCTAAAGGCCCCGCCCTGGGCATTGCACACCTGTCCCCACTTCTCCCCAGTGGACCCACCAGATggcctctccacctccctccaaCGGCCCTGTAGAGGAAACTTGAGCTATTTCCACCTTGTTGGGCAGAACAGGGCAGCTCTGATCTCGTCCCCACCGTCCTGTGGTCTAagggcccccccgcccccatcataGCTGAAGGGCCCACAGGATTGGTCGGCAGACACAGAGCCCTTCCTTACCTCGAACGGGACACAAAAATCTTCCCTGAGCATCTCCTGTGGCACTTCAGGACAGTCTACCTGGGGTCTTTCTACTTGGggtctgtccctctgtcctggcCACCCTCCCTCGCATAGGACAGGCACTGTGTCTAAGCTGTTCctgcccccagagcccagcacacgGCCTGGGGAGGACGACAAACAtctggggacagagaggaaggtCTGGAGATGAACATCTGCACCTTGGGGACCAAGCCTAAAGATGGAGACTAGGGGTCCAGTCTGCTGCTTTCAATGTCCTGGGTCCTTAACGCAGGCCTGGCATCCCTCCCGGGTCAGagctccttcttcccttccacctGCCAACCAAGCCTTAGGCTCACGGCTGGTGAGTTAGGGACCGCCAAAGCTGTGTCAGtccacctcccagcaaccctggTTGGAGCAGGGGAGCCATGGGGAGAGAAGAGGTCTCTGACATTTTTGGAGACTCCCCAGTTGGAGGGGGGCGTGTCCCCTGGCCAGTGGGAGGGGCCGAGCAGTGGCCCTAGGGACACGGGCAGTCAGGTTCCGTGACCAGAGGTGCCCTCGCCCACCCCACCCTTGGCCTTCAGCCCAGACCCAGGTTCCTGACTTCCCAGAAGTGCATCTCCTGAGTGGAATTCTGTGCTTTGCTCTCATTAACCTCCTGAACCCTGCAGAAAGTGGTGGAAacgccctgcttcctcctcccactacggcagctgggggtgggagccAGGGGAAGGTAAGGGGACCGTCCAGGCTGCTGTCCAGAtcggaggcaggggtgggagggctgggcACCCCGTCTCCCCTCCGAGAGCCCTGTGGCTCAGCTCTGAGaccttctccccccaacccctgagcTGGGTTTCCTCCCCTGATGGCCCTCACCatgcatctatttcttcatttctaaaatgagccTATCACGGCCTTGCCTGAGGATTTGGAGGTTCACATGTGAATTGTTTGGTAGATACTTGGTAGTAGGTGCCGTGCAGGAGTCAGCCGGTCCTCTGACTCACGGTGCCCTCCGTGTGTGGTATCCGAtgggctgggctggaggggcCGGGGGTGGCCGACAAGGCTGTGCAAGTTTCCCGTCTGTTTCCACCACTCCCCATCTGTCTCTCCTGGCCCCTTCACCCCACCAGGGGTGGATGGGGTCCCCCCGCTTTGGGAGCAATCAGGAGATATTCTTGGAGTCCTTGAGATTTAGTCGGGGGACAAACTTGCCGTGGAAGGGGTCACAGGTGGCCACAAGGAAAAGGTCGACATTTAAGCTGGGCTTGAATGACGGGGAGGGTTTGGGCTCCCCGTGAAGGTGATGGGAGGTGGGACTAGCAGCAGGAGAGCAAGGGGCACATCATGTGATGTGTGAGCCCTTGGCCCGTCAAGATGGCACAGGGACCTTGGACGTGACTCTGGGCAGCTCAAACCCTGCCACCCCAGCAAGCAGAGATTTTGGTCCTGTAACAGCACGTCCCCAGGGGGACcccaggagagcctgcttcttggCCTGGGACTCACCAGTGCGTCCTGGGACAGTGGAGGAGTCCTTGGCTGGACTGTCCTCCTGGAGAGAGGCCTCCCAATTAGGTGGCTGGGACCCCAGAGAGACCCGTCTCTCAAGTGGGGTTGCATTTTTGTGCCCCAGGATGGAAACACCCGCGAAGAAGCTTAAGTTGGTGGGGCCAGATGCAGAAGCAGCCCACGCCCGGACTCCAGGACTCGCGGATCCCTTCCTCTCCAGGGCCTCATCGCCCTTCCCACCTGCCTGGCTTCGGGCACACCCCTCGTGTGAGCCAGCATTCCCAGCAGAGCCCTAGGTCCCACGCTAGGAATGGGGTACAGATGCACACTTGCAGAGAGTGGGGGGCGGAGCCTCCTGATTTCCCATGACTGTCCATTGGGCCACCTGGGTTCCTGCTGTAGGGGACAACCGGGGTCTGGATGGGGGCCAGGGCATGGAGATGGGGAGGTTGGAGGCTGCAAAGGGCCCTGGGAGCAGGGCCCGTGGGCGAGGGGCTCCGAGGAgaggctctgagatcatgacctgagccgagaccaagagtcagacgcccacccgactgagccacccaggcgccctggaacaTCTTATGTTTTTGTAACATGTTCTGGTCAACCacacctgaggccacgctgatgGGATGACCTTCATGAGAGGCTGGAAGTGGTGAGTTCCATCACCAACGGCCAATGATTTCATCAGTCGCGCCTCCGTGAGGGAAGCCCCCACAAAGACCCTAGCCGATGGGTTCTGGCTTCGGAGAGCTTCTGGGTGGGCGGCCCCGCTGGGAGGGCGGTGCGCCCCGAAAGGGCATGCAAACTCCatgcccccgcctcccccacctctccctgtgCATCTCTTCTAGTTGTAGCCTTTATAATAACCCGGTAATGGCAAGGAGActattttcctgagttctgtgcgTCCTTCTAGCAAGTGACCCAGTCCGAGGATGGGGTCATGGGAACCTCCGCATCGTAGCGGAGTTGGACAGAAGTGGGGGTATCCTGGGCACCCAGTTCTTGATAGCGCTGTCTGAAGTGAGGGGACAGTCTTGGGGTGCAGTCCTCTGGCTTCTGGTTTGGTGAGGTCAGCTGGAGCCACCAGCGTGAGGGGTATTTctcccctgtccccctccccccttctggAGGTTGAGTTCTTTTATCTACAGCCCCTAGGTCTGGGGGGCAGACCCTCCCCCCAGGACTCCTGCTCACTGGTTCTGGAAGCACCACTCCCTCCCGTGGGCCCCTCGGGTACGGGAGGGCTGGGCAGCCCCGGTTGTTGGCTGCCTTAGCACTCTGACCACACCTTTGTAAACATTTCCTGCAGCGTGCCATCTGTCTCCTGCTAGGCCTGACCCTACAGGACATTGATTTGTGCAGTGAGGAACTTAGTCGCCCAGCTCAACCCTCCCTTTTTACAtaaggggaaactgaggaccagagagggtAACCAATAGGTCCAGAGTCAGCCAGCCCCGGGGTTAGGGCTCATGGCTGCTCCAGAAAGGCTCTGGCGAGGCCAAGGCTGACCTAGGCAGGGCGTGGAAGCCCgtttgtccccctcccctccctgcctttcccagCCTGACTCCCCCATGGTCACGTGAGCACTTCCTCCAGAGCAGGACCAGATGTGTCTGCAAGGGCTAGTAAACCAGCGAGGGCCATTCACACCTCCCAGAAAGAGGCACCTGGGAACCCAGCCACTGCCTTCCTTCCCCGCCTCCAGCCCCCAGGGCACGCAGCACAGGCTGTCCTCCAGCTCCCTGCCAACCCTTACCCTAACCTCAAGCCACCCCAAACCTGCCCATCCACCAGCCCCTGgtggccccagggcctttgcatatgctgttccccCCCAACCTGAGCACCCTTCCTGCGTCACCTGGCACAGGGCTGCTCCTTCTCCAACGCTACACGTGCCCAGAAAGCCTCTCCTGAAGCCCCATCTGGATCTCTGGTGCCAGCGTCCCCGCCGTCCTTGAAGGGCTggtgtccctctcctccccgtACAGCACGGGGCGTCTTGAGGGCAGGACACTGTGTGGGGCATCTCCCGCCTTGGGGATCCTGGCACAGAGCGGGGCTGATGGTCACAAATGCGGGACACCCCAGCACTCAGTTTGGAGCCAGGGTCGGCTTCACCGACGTACCCTGCCCCCCACGCCCAGAGTGAGCCTCTCGGGCTGGCCGGCAGCTTAGAGGTTCTGAGCCCTCCAGCCAGAGGGGCGGCCACAGGGAGGACGCTGGGAAGATGGGGCAGCCAGTGGCAGACATACGCAGCctcccagggaggctggggacaggggtTCAGGGGGACTGCTCAGCCTCTCAACAACTCAGATGGGCTCGGGGATGCTGGGGACATTTATTTCTGACAAGGACAGACCCAACTGGGGGCAAggaccccctcctcccaccctcacTCAGAAACGCTCTCTTCCCGGGGCTCCCGAAGAGGCAGGATCTGTAGCTGGGACCGGGGCGGAGGCTGAGGGGCAGACGAGGACCCCTCAGGAGCCCCCCGTGGCTGGAGGGCTGGTCACGTGGTGGGTGTCATATCTTCTCACGCACACCGACTGCTCTGGGCCCGAAATGGGAGTGGTCCCGCAGGTGTCATAGCTTCAGGGGAGGGGAGACAAGATGAATTTAGGGCTCACACCAAGTCCTACAGCTTGGAGTTCTAGGCATAGGAGctttgggggaaactgaggctctgctGCTCTCCTGTCTTCCCCACATCCAACCCACACCGGCCTTCCCCTTTCCTCTAGGAAGCTGCAGGCACCGCCGGTTCACCAGGCCCCAGCATCCGAGCTCCAGATGAAGTTTGGAGGCAAAACTCAGGACTTGAACTAAAAGCCATTCTCGCCTTGGATGTATCCCACTGGGGTGTCAGCGGCGAGCCCCCCCACTCGCAATTCCGGCTGCCGCCGCCAGGGGGCGAGTGAGGCGCGCTCCAGTGTGGACacgcccctgcccccactgtctCCCGCGGGGCCACGGGCAGGCGAGAGGGACAAAGGAGGAGTTCAAGCCTGCGCACACACACCCGCCACCTGCGGtcttctggggagggagggggagggacataAGACGTGGTTCCAGCCAGagaccccacccctcccaggggGCCGAGACCCTGTCCACTTACCAGGTGTAGATGAGCAGAGCCAGGAGGGCGGTGAGGAGGACAGCCAGCAGGACAGACAGAATGGCGATGATGACCACGGTGCCCGCGCTTTGGGGCCCTGGGGCAGCCTGCAGTGCCTCAGCTGAGGGGCGTGAAGGGGGCGCCCCAGGGAGGAGAGACTTGACCTGAGCAAGGGGACCTGGAACAGCCTCCAGacccaccctccctctccccagcttggGGCGCCCAGCACCTGCAGACAGCTCAGTGGTAGTGGTGCCTCTGATGGGGGGCTGGCCCAttctccccagcccagcccagccttggGAGCCCCCGCAGGCCCCGCGGCCCCCAGCCCCAGTGTTTGACCTCAtttagcaccccccccccatacctTGCTGCAAGCGGGTCTCGCTGGACCACTCCGTCTCAGCCACAGGTCCCCTGTCACTCATTACCAGGAACTTCACTCTGAGAAAGAGACCCAGGATCGGGGGTGAGGCCTCTGGCCCCTGGCACCTGTCTGTGTGACCCCTTGactcccagggcctggggacTACGGGGAAGAGGAGACAGGACCTAAAAGCCAGCCTTAGAACCCTCCAGAAGGGGCTCCAATTCCAGTTGTGACATTTCCCAGCTGTGTACTCCTGGGTGCCTCCttcaccctctctgggcctttaaAGTCCTCACggaggaaatgtgtgtgtggaATGGTCTAGATCCCCAGCACTCAGCATCCATGACTCAAGCCCCGAATGAGGGGAGATGGGGCTGGGGCACACCCTGTCTGGACAGAGAAACTCCACCTGCTGGGTCCAGAAGGCCTGTGGGGGTTGAGGCTCAAGTGGGGGGCCCTGGCTGGAGAAAGAAGGGAGACTTTCCCCCAAGACCTCCCTGAGGACCCCTGGGAGCTGCCCCAGGCTGAGGTTAGGGCCCCCAGGCTGAGGTTAGGGTCCCGCGGTAGCTCACCGGTAGGGGCCCGGGCCTGGCAGCGGGGCGTTGCAGCCCGGTTTGGCCAGGGAACAGCTGGTGTCGTTGCCAACGCGGAGGACGCGGAGCTGGTTCCCAGTCTGGTTGCCCGGATAGAGGGCCCGGTGGGCCATCAGTGTGAGGTAGTAGCCCCTCCGGGGGAAGTCGGCAGGGGCTGGGATGTCCTCAACCCTCTGTGGGGCTGTGAAGCTCTGGGTGGCTGAGGGTAGCCGCCCGTCAGATGGCGCGGGCTGCTGGGGGCAAGGGGTCCACCCCCTCCCGCCAGGCCAGACAGCCCTCCTGCCACATCCCACTCCCagacctgcctcccctccccccataccTGCCGCTCCTCCCAGGCTTCCCGCCCATCTCACGGAGGGATAACCAAGGCCTGTGCCCCCGCAGCACCCACCATGGCTGTGGGCCACCACCAGCCAGATGGCGTCCAAGTCAGAGATGTTGAGGCGACTGAACTGGCCCCTTGGCTGCTCCAGCGTGAAGGTAGACTGGGTGAGGGTCCCTGCCAGGCTGGGGCTTGCGAGCTGGGGCACATAGCGGATGTGCTCTGGGGCAGACAGAAGGGGCTCAACAGGACAACCAAGCCCCCACAGCCCAGTCTGAGGGAGGAGTCGTGGTCCTGGAAGCCCCAACCTGAGGGCCCAGTCTGAGGGGGAAGGCACAGACCGGATTTGGGATTCCTGATCTGAGGGAGGCCTGGAGGCTTCTCCCGGAGGCTGTGGGCAAACACTAATGCAGAGGGCTCCCTAACAAGTCTGTGCCCGTGGGACACGGGTGGGTGGCCTGaggccagcccctgccccctgccttgCTGACTTACTAGGGTTAGGCACTGtgggaggccaggagggaggTCCTGCTGCACCTGTCACTGGGGTCCCTGCCTAgggtggggcctggggaaggCTTGGAGGCACaggaggccccgcccccagcagcgTACACAGTCCTAGGGAAGGGGTCTTAGGCCTCGTTGGAGTGAGACTCTGATTTTGGGGAGCCTGAGCCTAAACCCTAGACTGGACTTGACAGGCTCCAGTGACCTTGAGCTCTGGCACTCCACCGCCTCCCCCAGGATCCGGGCTGGTTTGCCTAAAGAGAGGATTGAGGGGCTTGGAGGCTGAGGGGTCACACAGGAAGTTTCCCACCAAGACCCCAGGCCCAGACGTGGGCCTCCGGGAGGTGTCCTGGCTGAGAGGGGGGgatttcctcctcccaccccgccccaggcACCTTCCCCTTCTGGATCTTCTCTCgccccggggcgggggtgggggggtgggggacaggggtgtggggggggcggggactcAACTTCGGTGCCCAGAAGGCTCCCCTGAGGGcactgcccctcctctctccaaCCCCCAACACTGAAGGGCAGCAGAAAGGGGAGGCGGCTTTCCTGCCAGTCTCCAGAAGCCTCTCCCTCTTGGTATgattcatttccatttcattctgCTCCAAAGGGTCAAGGCCAGACCTCTCCTTCCTCAGAGCCCCCGCTTCTGTCCCTGAGGCCCCGGGGACCCTGCATCCAGCAGGCACTTACTGTCCACTTAACGACGGAGAAGGAGCGGGGAAGCCCAGATGGGGGGAGCTACCCCTTTAAGCGCCTCCAGTTTACGAGCCCACAGTGACCTGAACCCCAGGAAAGCTTCCTTGGGGGGCGCTGTCCTTGTCTTTAAGTCTCCCCtcagggacaggaaggaagggaaagaggggaggggggaaccGGTGAGAATGGATGGGGGTTCAGGGTGCGAACCctaaaaagagggaggaagcattGTCCACTCTCCCGTGGGGACAGGTGTCTGTCTTGTGACCTCTCTGGTGGGCCATCTCTCCTGACCCACCCAGGACCCAGTCCCCCGACTTGGGGCTcgggaggtggctgggggaggtGGTCTGTCTCCCGAAGCCAGGGGCACGGTGCCCCGGGCCCCTTCACTCACCCAGGCCCGTCCCTTGATGGAGGccggccagcagcagcagcagtggcaTCAGCGGCCAATACTGACCCCGACTGAGGCCCACGGGCAGGCCGAGCATCTGACCGGCTGC includes:
- the UPK3BL2 gene encoding uroplakin-3b-like protein 2, which gives rise to MLGQAAGQMLGLPVGLSRGQYWPLMPLLLLLAGLHQGTGLEHIRYVPQLASPSLAGTLTQSTFTLEQPRGQFSRLNISDLDAIWLVVAHSHATQSFTAPQRVEDIPAPADFPRRGYYLTLMAHRALYPGNQTGNQLRVLRVGNDTSCSLAKPGCNAPLPGPGPYRVKFLVMSDRGPVAETEWSSETRLQQAEALQAAPGPQSAGTVVIIAILSVLLAVLLTALLALLIYTCYDTCGTTPISGPEQSVCVRRYDTHHVTSPPATGGS